Proteins found in one Syngnathus acus chromosome 9, fSynAcu1.2, whole genome shotgun sequence genomic segment:
- the rbm19 gene encoding probable RNA-binding protein 19: protein MSRLIVKSLPNGMKLERFREMFAAFGTVTDCRLMFTKDGKFRKFGFVGFKCEEDAITALKHFNRSFVDTSRVTVELCKAFGDPTKAKAWSKHTQNSEPDKPTTQTETANKKEKDKKESSALKNLEEDEQFKEFLSVHQVRCKVPTWVNDTVEQTVDPDSAKGKGRKKPASDDYLNFDSDQSDDEYEEKKEDDDEEEEEDTGDNYTSKEALKSSLSDMDYLRSKVVRTVDATDESNEKVDKQQGEEEDCGLAQLNDSVHKSGNQDDSCKKKIPVSSEDKKQGKAKKDARQEFEPTTEFTVKLRGLPFNVKEYEIREFMTPLKPAAIRIARNEHGHQTGYAYVDLHSAQEGENALKKNKDYIRGRYIEVFRVEASGRKTTDQKAEKVQQNFTRKLKEDEEVEDVAESGRLFVRNLPYTCTEEDIKEIFSKHGPLAEVVFPIDTLTKSPKGFAFITYMIPENAVAALAQLDGHVFQGRMIHVIPSIIKKEKSNSSEAGGPGSSTYKRQKDAKNKASSSNSHNWNTLFLGTSAVADTIAEKYATTKSKVLDHETKGSVAVRMALGETQIVQETRQFLLDSGVNLDAFSQAAAERSTTVMLVKNLPAGVTVSELEELFSTHGSLGRVLLPPPGLTALVEFLEPTEAKRAFTRLAYTKFRHVPLYLEWAPMGVLVAAKPAPVRAKVEEEKKEQPMEEKGEDEEEEEEEDSVPGSTLFIKNLNFSTIEETLQETFSKCGKLKSCTISKKKHKTGKMLSMGYGFVQYHTTEAAQKALRQLQRCNVDGHCLELKISARATRTAEVSHKKKQVQKKQTGSKILVRNVPFEATVKEVRELFCTFGELKTVRLPKKLAGTGSHRGFGFVDFITKQDAKKAFAALCHSTHLYGRRLVLEWADTEDTVETLRRKTAEHFHVDSKKKRKAGMLGEILEDMETPHDAED, encoded by the exons ATGTCGAGACTTATCGTTAAAAGCCTTCCAAATGGG ATGAAGTTGGAGAGGTTCCGAGAGATGTTTGCAGCCTTTGGGACCGTAACTGACTGCCGCCTCATGTTCACCAAGGATGGCAAGTTCCGCAAGTTTGGCTTTGTCGGATTCAAATGCGAGGAAGATGCAATTACAGCGTTGAAGCATTTTAATAGGAGTTTCGTGGATACATCCAGAGTGACT GTGGAGCTGTGTAAGGCATTTGGTGACCCTACTAAAGCAAAAGCATGGAGCAAACACACTCAGAACTCTGAACCAGACAAACCAACCACGCAGACTGAAACTGCTAATAAAAAG GAGAAGGACAAAAAGGAAAGCAGTGCACTGAAAAAT CTTGAGGAGGACGAGCAGTTCAAGGAGTTCCTGTCAGTGCATCAGGTTCGGTGCAAAGTACCAACATGGGTGAACGATACAGTGGAGCAGACAGTCGACCCTGACAGTGCCAAGGGAAAAGGCAGGAAGAAGCCGGCTTCTGATGATTACCTCAACTTTGACTCTGACCAGTCGGACGATGAAtatgaagagaaaaaagaagacgacgatgaggaggaggaggaagacacTGGAGATAACT ACACCTCTAAAGAAGCTCTGAAGTCCAGCTTGTCAGATATGGATTATCTGCGCTCAAAGGTGGTACGAACCGTGGACGCTACGGATGAAAGCAATGAGAAGGTTGACAAGCAACaaggggaggaagaggattGTGGACTTGCACAACTCAACGACAGTGTTCACAAGAGTGGGAACCAGGATGACTCCTGCAAGAAGAAAATCCCTGTTTCGTCTGAGGATAAGAAGCAGGGAAAAGCCAAGAAAGATGCAAGGCAAGAG tttgaacCAACAACAGAGTTCACAGTTAAGCTGAGAGGACTCCCATTCAATGTTAAAGAG TATGAAATTCGAGAATTCATGACACCGCTGAAGCCCGCTGCCATCCGAATCGCAAGAAATGAACATGGCCACCAAACAG ggTATGCATATGTAGATCTTCACTCTGCACAAGAAGGTGAAAACGCCTTGAAGAAGAATAAAGACTATATAA gAGGCCGCTACATCGAGGTCTTCCGTGTCGAAGCATCCGGACGGAAGACGACTGACCAAAAGGCCgaaaaagttcaacaaaacTTCACCCGGAAACTGAAGGAGGACGAGGAAGTAGAGGATGTTGCAGAATCAGGACGCCTTTTTGTCCGAAACCTCCCTTACACGTGCACAGAAGAGGACATCAAAGAAATATTCTCGAAACACG GTCCTTTAGCCGAGGTGGTCTTCCCCATTGACACTCTAACAAAGAGTCCAAAAGGTTTTGCTTTTATAACGTACATGATTCCTGAAAATGCTGTGGCAGCTTTGGCTCAGCTAGATGGGCACGTATTTCAG ggtAGGATGATTCACGTGATTCCATCCAtaataaagaaggaaaaaagtaaCTCTTCAGAAGCCGGCGGTCCCGGCTCCTCAACTTATAAACGTCAAAAGgatgcaaaaaacaaagcgTCTAGTTCCAA ttcACACAACTGGAATACGCTCTTTCTGGGCACCAGCGCAGTGGCCGATACCATTGCGGAAAAATACGCCACCACCAAAAGCAAAGTCTTGGACCAT GAGACAAAGGGAAGCGTTGCAGTACGAATGGCTTTAGGGGAGACCCAGATTGTTCAAGAGACTCGCCAGTTTCTACTAGACAGCGGTGTGAATTTGGATGCCTTTAGTCAG GCAGCTGCCGAGAGAAGCACAACGGTGATGTTGGTGAAGAACCTTCCAGCCGGCGTGACCGTCTCAGAGCTGGAGGAGCTCTTCTCCACCCATGGCTCTTTGGGGCGAGTGCTGCTGCCGCCTCCCGGCCTTACCGCCCTCGTGGAGTTCCTGGAGCCCACGGAAGCCAAGCGAGCTTTTACAAGACTGGCCTACACCAAG TTTCGTCATGTCCCACTGTATTTGGAGTGGGCGCCCATGGGGGTGTTGGTTGCAGCCAAACCCGCACCAG TGAGAGCAAAGGttgaggaagaaaagaaggaacaaccaatggaagaaaaaggagaggatgaagaagaagaagaggaggaagactcTGTTCCTGGTTCCACACTTTTCATCAAGAATCTAAATTTCAGCACAATAGAGGAAACACTTCAAGAG acTTTCTCAAAATGTGGCAAGCTGAAGTCATGCACAATCTCCaagaaaaaacataaaactg GCAAAATGCTGTCAATGGGCTATGGATTTGTTCAGTATCATACCACTGAGGCAGCACAGAAAGCCTTGCGACAGCTCCAG CGCTGCAATGTTGATGGACATTGCTTAGAACTGAAGATTTCAGCGAGAGCTAcaag GACTGCTGAAGTGTCACACAAGAAAAAGCAGGTGCAGAAGAAGCAAACGGGATCAAAAATCCTTGTGCGAAATGTCCCTTTCGAAGCGACTGTCAAGGAAGTTCGAGAACTCTTCTG CACATTTGGAGAGCTGAAGACAGTCCGCCTTCCCAAAAAATTAGCGGGTACTGGGAGTCATAGAGGTTTTGGCTTTGTTGACTTTATCACCAAGCAGGATGCCAAG AAAGCATTTGCTGCCTTGTGTCACAGCACTCATCTTTACGGAAGACGCCTTGTGCTGGAGTGGGCTGATACGGAGGACACAGTAGAGACACTGAGACGGAAAACAGCTGAACATTTTCACG TGGACAGCAAAAAGAAACGGAAGGCAGGGATGCTGGGGGAAATTCTGGAAGATATGGAAACTCCACATGATGCGGAGGACTGA
- the slc2a11b gene encoding solute carrier family 2, facilitated glucose transporter member 11b isoform X1 → MSKKNLENNYEYTPLLIKEAEETKPALKVPNKILLLATFAAGIGGTFQYGYNVSVINAPTKYVQSFINQTWIERYQSNIAPGVLTLMWSTIVSIFTLGGLIGVSVGGTLSIKLGRKGAMLINNVFAMAAALMMGLSYPTGIFELIILGRFLIGLNSGIGLCVQPLYLVEIAPTSIRGLMGMGTSVFVTGGIFTGQVMGLKELLGKEETWPILLATICIPAVMQLLMLPWFPESPRFLLIDRGDYEGCKKALKQLHGAADWEAEMEDMEKEKNNLEQEGFQAKKPWELLADRSIRWQLLTIVLLNSAQQLNGINAIYFYADYVFAQAGIPNERRPYAAVGTGACECITALTCGLLIEHLGRKVLITGGYTLMSICCILFTLTITFQEISPVFPYLSMACVFAFILSFGLGPGGVTNILTMELFTQNARPAAYMIAGSINWISFFFISMIFPFIVLGLKQYCFLVFMAICTLVALYIFFVIPETKNKTFLEIQNEFKTGRKKKGRGTNGSGITLLSTSM, encoded by the exons ATgtcgaaaaaaaatctggaaaatAACTATGAATATACTCCTTTGTTAATTAAAGAGGCCGAAGAAACAAAGCCGGCATTGAAG GTCCCAAACAAAATTCTTCTTCTGGCTACCTTTGCTGCTGGGATTGGAGGGACCTTCCAGTATGGATATAATGTCTCCGTCATTAATGCACCTACCAAG TATGTGCAAAGTTTCATCAACCAAACATGGATAGAGCGATACCAAAGCAACATTGCACCTGGTGTTCTCACTTTAATGTGGTCCACCATAGTGTCTATATTCACTCTTGGAGGACTAATAGGAGTGTCGGTTGGAGGAACACTGTCTATAAAGCTGGGAAG GAAAGGTGCAATGTTGATCAATAACGTTTTTGCCATGGCGGCTGCCCTGATGATGGGTCTGAGCTACCCAACAGGAATATTCGAACTAATCATCCTTGGACGTTTTCTCATTGGATTAAATTCTG GCATTGGTCTTTGTGTTCAACCTTTATACTTGGTGGAAATTGCTCCAACATCAATTCGCGGCCTCATGGGAATGGGAACCTCAGTTTTTGTGACAGGTGGAATCTTCACTGGACAAGTGATGGGCCTtaa AGAGCTGCTTGGTAAAGAAGAGACCTGGCCCATTCTGCTTGCCACCATATGCATCCCAGCGGTCATGCAGCTCCTGATGCTCCCGTGGTTCCCAGAGAGTCCACGCTTTTTGCTCATTGACAGAGGAGATTATGAGGGATGCAAAAAAG CCCTCAAGCAGCTTCACGGGGCAGCTGATTGGGAGGCTGAAATGGAGGACatggagaaggagaagaacaACCTGGAACAAGAAGGATTCCAGGCCAAGAAGCCATGGGAGCTGCTTGCAGACCGCAGCATACGCTGGCAGCTTCTTACCATCGTGCTTCTCAATTCAGCCCAGCAGCTGAACGGAATTAATGCC ATATACTTCTATGCAGATTATGTGTTCGCGCAAGCAGGAATTCCCAATGAGAGAAGACCATATGCAGCCGTTGGCACTGGTGCCTGTGAATGCATCACTGCGTTGACCTGT GGTTTGCTCATCGAGCATCTGGGACGGAAAGTGCTCATTACTGGAGGATACACGCTGATGAGTATCTGCTGCATTTTGTTCACTCTGACCATTACTTTTCAG GAGATCAGTCCAGTTTTTCCCTACCTCAGCATGGCTTGTGTTTTTGCCTTTATTCTGAGTTTTGGATTAGGGCCAG GTGGTGTGACTAATATCTTGACTATGGAACTGTTCACGCAAAACGCACGGCCGGCAGCCTACATGATTGCAGGCTCCATAAACTGGATCAGCTTCTTCTTTATCAGCATGATCTTCCCTTTTATTGTC CTTGGTCTCAAGCAGTACTGTTTTCTGGTGTTTATGGCCATCTGCACGCTGGTGGCACTTTACATATTCTTTGTCATTCCTGAAACCAAGAACAAAACGTTTCTGGAAATCCAAAACGAGTTTAAgactggaagaaaaaagaagggcCGTGGCACTAATGGCTCTGGTATTACACTGTTGTCAACCTCAATGTAA
- the slc2a11b gene encoding solute carrier family 2, facilitated glucose transporter member 11b isoform X2: MELSEEPPVSKKGVPNKILLLATFAAGIGGTFQYGYNVSVINAPTKYVQSFINQTWIERYQSNIAPGVLTLMWSTIVSIFTLGGLIGVSVGGTLSIKLGRKGAMLINNVFAMAAALMMGLSYPTGIFELIILGRFLIGLNSGIGLCVQPLYLVEIAPTSIRGLMGMGTSVFVTGGIFTGQVMGLKELLGKEETWPILLATICIPAVMQLLMLPWFPESPRFLLIDRGDYEGCKKALKQLHGAADWEAEMEDMEKEKNNLEQEGFQAKKPWELLADRSIRWQLLTIVLLNSAQQLNGINAIYFYADYVFAQAGIPNERRPYAAVGTGACECITALTCGLLIEHLGRKVLITGGYTLMSICCILFTLTITFQEISPVFPYLSMACVFAFILSFGLGPGGVTNILTMELFTQNARPAAYMIAGSINWISFFFISMIFPFIVLGLKQYCFLVFMAICTLVALYIFFVIPETKNKTFLEIQNEFKTGRKKKGRGTNGSGITLLSTSM; the protein is encoded by the exons GTCCCAAACAAAATTCTTCTTCTGGCTACCTTTGCTGCTGGGATTGGAGGGACCTTCCAGTATGGATATAATGTCTCCGTCATTAATGCACCTACCAAG TATGTGCAAAGTTTCATCAACCAAACATGGATAGAGCGATACCAAAGCAACATTGCACCTGGTGTTCTCACTTTAATGTGGTCCACCATAGTGTCTATATTCACTCTTGGAGGACTAATAGGAGTGTCGGTTGGAGGAACACTGTCTATAAAGCTGGGAAG GAAAGGTGCAATGTTGATCAATAACGTTTTTGCCATGGCGGCTGCCCTGATGATGGGTCTGAGCTACCCAACAGGAATATTCGAACTAATCATCCTTGGACGTTTTCTCATTGGATTAAATTCTG GCATTGGTCTTTGTGTTCAACCTTTATACTTGGTGGAAATTGCTCCAACATCAATTCGCGGCCTCATGGGAATGGGAACCTCAGTTTTTGTGACAGGTGGAATCTTCACTGGACAAGTGATGGGCCTtaa AGAGCTGCTTGGTAAAGAAGAGACCTGGCCCATTCTGCTTGCCACCATATGCATCCCAGCGGTCATGCAGCTCCTGATGCTCCCGTGGTTCCCAGAGAGTCCACGCTTTTTGCTCATTGACAGAGGAGATTATGAGGGATGCAAAAAAG CCCTCAAGCAGCTTCACGGGGCAGCTGATTGGGAGGCTGAAATGGAGGACatggagaaggagaagaacaACCTGGAACAAGAAGGATTCCAGGCCAAGAAGCCATGGGAGCTGCTTGCAGACCGCAGCATACGCTGGCAGCTTCTTACCATCGTGCTTCTCAATTCAGCCCAGCAGCTGAACGGAATTAATGCC ATATACTTCTATGCAGATTATGTGTTCGCGCAAGCAGGAATTCCCAATGAGAGAAGACCATATGCAGCCGTTGGCACTGGTGCCTGTGAATGCATCACTGCGTTGACCTGT GGTTTGCTCATCGAGCATCTGGGACGGAAAGTGCTCATTACTGGAGGATACACGCTGATGAGTATCTGCTGCATTTTGTTCACTCTGACCATTACTTTTCAG GAGATCAGTCCAGTTTTTCCCTACCTCAGCATGGCTTGTGTTTTTGCCTTTATTCTGAGTTTTGGATTAGGGCCAG GTGGTGTGACTAATATCTTGACTATGGAACTGTTCACGCAAAACGCACGGCCGGCAGCCTACATGATTGCAGGCTCCATAAACTGGATCAGCTTCTTCTTTATCAGCATGATCTTCCCTTTTATTGTC CTTGGTCTCAAGCAGTACTGTTTTCTGGTGTTTATGGCCATCTGCACGCTGGTGGCACTTTACATATTCTTTGTCATTCCTGAAACCAAGAACAAAACGTTTCTGGAAATCCAAAACGAGTTTAAgactggaagaaaaaagaagggcCGTGGCACTAATGGCTCTGGTATTACACTGTTGTCAACCTCAATGTAA